The Mastacembelus armatus chromosome 14, fMasArm1.2, whole genome shotgun sequence genomic interval CAAGCCCTGCGCCCACCGGGAGTGCATCAGGGCATCTGCAGGGCTAACTGCGATGGGAACTTCACGACTTGACCAGAACAGGGTAAAGATTCCTCGTCTGGACCATCAGGGTTATGTTACCTGGCATGCTTCTATCTCTCCACAGATTCAGCCACAACCAGGGCCTCATGCACACAGGCTGCCCACAGAACCACATGCCTATATGGATAGCACTTTATCATCATGTCCCCCATCACCACACTATCAATGTTGTCCCACTGAGGGACAACTTTATGCATTACAtggacactgcagcagctcgCATGACCATCCACCTAGTCCTCTGCGATACCATCAGGTGGCTGAAGAATTGGGTAACCAGCCAGGGATGTGGGCCTCCTACACTCAAGGATACATGGACACTTTAGTTGAACCGCTTCCTTGGCAGGTGAGctacctgcagcagccagaacaCAGTCACCCTGTGTGCTCTGACATACTGTAACAGGCTACATCCACCACTGTGAAAGTCTGCTGATAGGAAACTGGTAAATGATCTCAGGGAAAAAACTGATATGAGAtttgtgtatttctgctgttgcaCTCATCTGAGTATTACAATAACATTCTCACAGAGTAGAGCAGAACCATCAAAATGTAATTGACTGgtataaataaaagtgtaatGGTAATATAGACTGCAGAATAGTGTAAATATTGGAACATGTATTTTGATCTATCTGCTGTAGATAAATTACCTACAGAGGGAGAGTTCTAATCACAAAACTGTCACCAGTTTGGCCTTCTGAAAACCCTGAGTTGTGTTATacttaaaaatgactgaaaaaataGACTTAGCTGTGAGAAATTCAACAAAGATGAGTCAACCTACATGTATGCTACAGTGTTAACATAATATATAACATAATGTATAATATAACTTGTTCttagtgtgttttctttcatgtatTGCAAAGTACATCTTAAGGAAAGTGCATCTTAAAGTATGAACCCAAATTTTACCtttggttttgtatttattctCTGGAATGCATAAAAAGTCATGGCtaattataaaaacataaagagtTTGTACACTGTTTTTTACACCTCAAAATTAAATGGTAAAATTGTATGGTTCCTATGATGTTTCTTTTCATGAcatcaatgtttatttttcagtttaccCATTTACTTGCTTCTCAGGCCTAACACTAACACTTTGCtttacagatgtgtgtgtgtgagtgtgagtgcatatgtgagtgtgtgtgtgcatgcatgtgtgtgtttgattataGCCTAAGGTCAGCAGCCTCAACTATTCTGAGTCTGAGATGATGGAGGTCCTTCACTCAGTTgaaaaaatgtcctcacaagtcTATTCTTGTCATTTTCCTGAGACAAGGAGAGTCAAGGTCCTatttcaggaaaataaaagcatgggGTGACAGGTAGAAGGACAACGCTATCAATGTTTTTGCTAAAAATCGATACTGcatgaaaaaaatcatgtgGTGCATCTTACAGAATATACGTTTCTATATGCTGgttaaaacaacatttctgtAACAGGTGTGAGATCATTATTAGTGGTAGGTCAGCTGTCCTTGTGCTGATCAAGTAGAATAAATTCTAACAACAACCTCTCCTCCCAGCTCTATCAAGTCATGCTAGTCAACAACAGCCTTCCCTCCCCTGCTGAGCAGCATGCCATGGAATTCAGCTTAATTATTAGACTATAGGACAGAGCCCACCGACAGATTTATGTGGGCTCAGGAAGGAAGAGTGTGCCCCATCATCAGTGTGGTGAAATCCCCTTTTGGGCTCTACTAGCCCGCAGGTGGATTTGGGTGTGTGAGAGGTTTTTGAACATCTTGGAGGCCTCCCAACAAGGGTTATAAGGGCCTTATAATGCTGTTGAAAAGAGTTGTCCCCTGAGATCAACTGCAGGCTTAGTGAAGAAATAAATGATCTGGTACAACAACAATTAACAGCAGGAAGGAAAGGCAATATAGAcaagaaatgaatggagaggagTGAAATAAAGAGGAGCATATACT includes:
- the bhlha9 gene encoding class A basic helix-loop-helix protein 9 — its product is MSCSSVAGSECSEEELELGMLGQRKDEGSPKTSFSESSASSPSDPEEGQTKKRNRPIRSKARRMAANVRERKRIMDYNQAFNALRVALNHDLSGKRLSKIATLQRAINRISALSIFLSSNPPSKPCAHRECIRASAGLTAMGTSRLDQNRVKIPRLDHQGYVTWHASISPQIQPQPGPHAHRLPTEPHAYMDSTLSSCPPSPHYQCCPTEGQLYALHGHCSSSHDHPPSPLRYHQVAEELGNQPGMWASYTQGYMDTLVEPLPWQVSYLQQPEHSHPVCSDIL